The Deltaproteobacteria bacterium DNA window TGGTGCGCGCGATCCTGACGGCGGCGCGCCGCGACGGGCGCTCGTTCCGCGACTTCGCGGTCTTCTACCGCACCAACGCCCAGTCGCGGCCCTTCGAGGACGAGCTGCTCCGCTACGACGTGCCCTACGTCGTGGTGGGCGGCCTGCGCTTCTACGAGCGCGCCGAGGTGAAGGACGCGCTCGCCTACCTGCGGCTCGCGCTCCACCCGGCGGATTCCGCGGCGCTGCGCCGGATCGTGAACGCGCCGCCGCGCGGGATCGGCAAGACCACGCTCGAGCGCGCCGAGCAGCTCGCCGAGCGCGAGGGCGTGCCGGCCCTCGAGGGCCTGCGCCGCCTTGCGGCCGCGGGCGGGGCGGGCCGCGCCGCGGGGCCGATCCGCACCTTCCTCGCGCTTCTCGACGAGCTCGGCACCCAGGTGCGCAGCCTGGCGCCCGCCGAGGCGATCGCGCGGGTGCTCCAGGAGAGCGGCTACCTGGCCGCCCTCGAGCGCGAGGCCACGCCGGAGGCCGAGGCGCGCCTCGAGAACCTGCGCGAGCTGGTCGCGAGCGCGGAGGACTTCGTCGCGGAGAGCGTCGAGGGCGACGAGGAGCGCACCCCCGCCGAGCTCTTCCTCGACCAGGTGGCCCTGGTCTCCGACGTCGACCGCTGGGACCGGCGCGCCGAGCGCGTGTCGCTCATGACCGCGCACTCGGCGAAGGGGCTCGAGTTCCCCGTCGTGTTCCTGGTCGGGCTCGAGGAGGGCATCTTTCCGCACGCGGTCTCGGCGCGCGACCCGGCCGGCATCGAGGAGGAGCGGCGGCTCTTCTACGTGGGCATGACGCGCGCCATGGAGCAGCTCCATCTCTCCTGCGCCCAGGAGCGGCGCCGCTACGGGAGCCGCACCTTCGCGGTGCCCTCGCGCTTCCTGCGCGAGATCCCGGAGGAGGTGCTCCAGGGCGAGCTGCCGGAGGCGCGCGAGGCGGGCCCGCGTGGCGAGCGCGGGGACTCCTCGCTCGACTACTCCTACGGCCAGGGCGAGGTCGAGCCGGCCGGCGCGGTGATCCCGCGCGGGATGCGGGTGCGCCATCCGGTCTTCGGCACGGGCACGGTGCTCGACGTCTCCGGCGCCGGCGCCGGCCAGAAGCTCCGCGTGCGCTTCGACCGCGTCGGCGTGAAGACGCTGGTGCTGCGCTTCGCGAACCTGGAGCCGGCCTAGTGTCCGGTGTCGGAAGTTCGCCGTCGAAGTCTCGAGCCGTCGCGGGCGGCTGGGTGTGCACCGAGATCGCGGCTACGGGCCGCTCGCAAGGCGCGCGGCCGAGCCATGGCCGTCGCCACGGGGAGGGAGCGCAACGCTGCGAGCGGCCCGTAGCCGCGATCGAATGCAGGCGAACTTCCGAGACAGGGCACTAGCTTGGCCTCGATCTTCGAGAGCGCGCGCCACGCGCGCAGCCTGGCCGGCGCGGTCGACGCCTTCGCGGTGTTGCCGCTCCTGCGCGCGGGCCTGAAGCTCGGGCTCGCCGACGCGCTGCGCGAGCCGCAGACCCCCGACGCGCTCGCGGCCCGGCTCGGCCTCGAGCCGGACCTGGTGGCGGCCTGGGCGCGCGTGCTCCACGCGCAGGGCTGGCTCGCCCGCCGCGGCGAGGCCTACGGGCTGGCCGGGCCCTTCCAGTGGCTGCTCGACGCGCCCGAGGCTGCCTCGCTGGGCGCGCTCCTCGACCAGGTCGTGGAGTCGATCGGGCCGCGCCTCGCGGCGCTGCCCGCGCTCATGAAGGGCGGTGAGCGCCCGCTCTTCGGTACCCCTGAAGAGGCCGCGCGAATGGCCGCGATCACCCGGCTCGTCGAGCCGCGGGCCCTGCGCGCGCTCGAGAAGATCCCCGGCGCGCGGCACCCGCGGCGCATCC harbors:
- a CDS encoding UvrD-helicase domain-containing protein; translated protein: MPDLVPPGVSPPGADSLLAGLNPEQRRAVETTEGPLLVLAGAGSGKTRVLVHRIAYLIGACGIPAESILAVTFTNKAAGEMRERVEKLLGPDAAGIWVSTFHATCVRILRREAGQLGLSRGFAIYDEDDALATVKEALRRRGIDPKTADPRRLRWRIDGWKNAGVLPARAAEAAEDLEAEQAAETYAVYQRLLREADALDFGDLILQVTELFERFPQVLEHYQRRWQYVLVDEYQDTNRVQYRLVTQLARSHTNLCVVGDPQQSIYGWRGADIRNILDFERDFPRAQVVALERNYRSRRPILDGASAVVANNGSTRSLRLRAELGEGEPIRFFEALDERSEAAFVVRAILTAARRDGRSFRDFAVFYRTNAQSRPFEDELLRYDVPYVVVGGLRFYERAEVKDALAYLRLALHPADSAALRRIVNAPPRGIGKTTLERAEQLAEREGVPALEGLRRLAAAGGAGRAAGPIRTFLALLDELGTQVRSLAPAEAIARVLQESGYLAALEREATPEAEARLENLRELVASAEDFVAESVEGDEERTPAELFLDQVALVSDVDRWDRRAERVSLMTAHSAKGLEFPVVFLVGLEEGIFPHAVSARDPAGIEEERRLFYVGMTRAMEQLHLSCAQERRRYGSRTFAVPSRFLREIPEEVLQGELPEAREAGPRGERGDSSLDYSYGQGEVEPAGAVIPRGMRVRHPVFGTGTVLDVSGAGAGQKLRVRFDRVGVKTLVLRFANLEPA